TGCCCTGCTCAGCTTTACCGTCGCTCCGGCGGGCGCCGTCGAGCCGCCGACCGCCTTCCGCGATTGTCCCCAATGTCCGGAAATGGTCGTAGCGCCGGCCGGTTCCTTCACCATGGGGGACGACGGCGGCTTCAAGTACGAAAAACCGGCTCACCCGGTCGCCATCGCCTATCCCTTCGCCATCGGCGTCTACGAAGTCACTTTCGACGAATGGACGGTCTGCCTTGATGAGGGGGGCTGCTCAAAGAACCCCGATGACCATAAATGGGGGCGCGGAAAGAGGCCGGTGGTAAACATCACCTTCGATGAAGCGGAAGGCTATGCCCGCTGGTTAAGCGCCAAAACCGGACATAAATACCGCCTGCCTACTGAAGCCGAATGGGAATACGCGGCGCGGGGCGGAACCGTTACCGAATACTGGTGGGGCGACGAAGTCGGCGACGACAACGCCAATTGCCGGACCTGCGCCCCCGCGATCAGCCACGAGACCTATCCGGTGGGAACGTACAAGCCCAACCCGTTCGGCCTTTATGACGTACACGGCAATGTATGGGAATGGGTCCAGGACTGCTGGCGTCCCGACCATGCGAACGCCCCCGCCGACGGCTCGGCGCGTCTTGACGGCGATTGCCGTTTCCGGGTCAACAGAAGCGGCTCGTGGTACTATGTCTCGACCAACGTCCGCTCGGCCTATCGCGCCAAATTCCCCGCCGCCGCCTTCAGCTACGGCATCGGCCTGCGCGTCGTCCGTGAGGTAAAATGACCGAGGGCTGTTCATGCTATGAACGACCGCCGCTGACGCCGGAAACGCTCCTCAAGGCTTATGCCTGCGGCATCTTTCCGATGTCGGAGTCCCGCGACGATCCCGACATCTTCTGGGTCGATCCGCCGTTGCGCGCCGTCCTGCCCCTGGCGGCCTTTCATGTTTCGCGCAGCCTCAAGAAAAAAATACGCCAGGGAATATTTCAGGTGAGTTGCGACACCGCCTTCCGGGAGGTCATCCGCGCCTGCGCCAGGTCCGTCCGTGGCCGCCGCAAGACCTGGATCAACGACGAAATCATCCGCGCCTATACCGAACTGCACTACATGGGATTCGCCCACTCGGTGGAATGTCGGCTGGAAGGCGAGCTGATCGGCGGCCTTTACGGCGTCGCCGTCGGCGGCGCTTTTTGCGGCGAAAGCATGTTCCACACGACCACCGACGCCTCCAAGGTGGCGCTGGCGCATCTGGCGGCGCGGCTCAGGCTGGGCGGCTATGTGCTGCTGGACGCCCAGTTCATGACCGATCATCTGAAAAAGTTCGGCGCGGAGGAAATCCCGGCGCGTGATTACCGGGAACGCCTCGACGCCGCCCTGGAAGTCAAAGCCGCCTTTCCCGCCGAGATCGACCCATCGCTGGAAAGCAAGGCGCTGGAAGAGATGTTTGCCTGAACTCTGATCCAACCGGACCTTGCTTTCCCCTCCTTGCCAAGGAGGGGTTGGGAGAGGTTAGAAAGCACTTTCCGATCA
This region of Rhodospirillales bacterium RIFCSPLOWO2_02_FULL_58_16 genomic DNA includes:
- a CDS encoding leucyl/phenylalanyl-tRNA--protein transferase codes for the protein MTEGCSCYERPPLTPETLLKAYACGIFPMSESRDDPDIFWVDPPLRAVLPLAAFHVSRSLKKKIRQGIFQVSCDTAFREVIRACARSVRGRRKTWINDEIIRAYTELHYMGFAHSVECRLEGELIGGLYGVAVGGAFCGESMFHTTTDASKVALAHLAARLRLGGYVLLDAQFMTDHLKKFGAEEIPARDYRERLDAALEVKAAFPAEIDPSLESKALEEMFA